One window of Romeriopsis navalis LEGE 11480 genomic DNA carries:
- the minC gene encoding septum site-determining protein MinC, giving the protein MTSESNQTPATSSEPASKAEPGITSSNRLNQPSPNATANAGLPPVGDLSKLTEELAQPLDLGPTEATVTAGKHLVEQITATPKERDGQPPITVPTNASGLPFAASQAVPADAIPAALVAKEAAANAGATQEAVPPPDPDLNIIQEAPQTDPAKITKPPLERPATPAETQPPPALVEGNHAPQVRFKNEHGKLLLILPSENDDSSSQNTLSYAWPEIMNQLRQRLQSESRHWEANTAVHLIGRDRLLNAQQLQDVVDALAHQHMQLRRVYTSRRQTATTAATAGYSVEQHVAVSQINPAPTEAGNAMAEPLVLKTTLRSGVEIRHNGTVVVIGDLNPGSAIIAEGDIVIWGRLRGNVHAGYKGDTKARVMALRMEPAQIRIASFVARGPSNPPQQFFPEVAYVTPQGKISIARVEDTRTMPGPETSRRNASGNRQIGRKMPATGKRN; this is encoded by the coding sequence ATGACTTCTGAATCTAATCAAACACCGGCAACATCATCCGAGCCTGCGTCCAAAGCGGAACCCGGAATTACGTCAAGCAATCGCCTGAACCAACCGAGTCCCAATGCGACCGCCAACGCTGGGCTGCCGCCCGTTGGCGACTTATCCAAGCTCACAGAAGAACTCGCCCAACCGCTTGATCTTGGGCCGACCGAGGCCACCGTCACCGCTGGAAAGCATCTCGTTGAGCAGATTACGGCCACACCGAAGGAGCGCGACGGTCAGCCCCCCATCACCGTGCCCACCAATGCCTCCGGCTTGCCGTTCGCCGCATCCCAAGCGGTCCCCGCCGATGCTATCCCCGCCGCCTTAGTCGCCAAAGAGGCCGCCGCGAATGCCGGAGCAACCCAAGAAGCGGTGCCACCGCCCGATCCCGATCTCAATATCATTCAAGAAGCACCACAAACTGATCCGGCCAAAATCACCAAGCCTCCCCTCGAACGACCGGCCACACCCGCCGAAACCCAACCGCCACCCGCGCTGGTCGAAGGCAACCATGCGCCACAAGTCCGGTTTAAGAACGAACATGGCAAATTACTCCTGATCCTGCCTAGCGAGAATGACGATAGTAGTAGTCAAAACACCCTCAGCTACGCCTGGCCCGAAATCATGAACCAGCTGCGCCAGCGGCTGCAATCCGAGTCACGGCACTGGGAAGCCAACACCGCCGTTCACTTAATTGGCCGCGATCGACTGCTCAATGCCCAACAATTGCAGGATGTGGTTGACGCCCTAGCACATCAGCACATGCAGCTACGCCGCGTCTACACCAGTCGGCGCCAAACTGCCACTACTGCCGCCACTGCTGGCTATTCGGTCGAACAACATGTTGCTGTGAGCCAAATCAACCCAGCCCCCACCGAAGCGGGCAACGCCATGGCCGAACCACTGGTATTAAAAACTACCCTTCGATCCGGCGTTGAAATTCGGCATAACGGCACGGTTGTGGTGATTGGTGATCTCAATCCTGGGAGCGCCATCATTGCCGAAGGTGACATTGTGATTTGGGGCCGCCTCCGGGGCAATGTCCATGCCGGCTATAAAGGTGACACCAAAGCGCGCGTCATGGCTCTCCGGATGGAACCCGCCCAAATTCGGATTGCCAGTTTCGTGGCCCGAGGACCGTCCAATCCCCCGCAGCAATTCTTCCCCGAAGTCGCCTACGTCACCCCCCAAGGCAAAATTAGCATTGCCCGCGTTGAAGATACCCGCACCATGCCCGGCCCAGAAACCAGCCGCCGCAACGCCAGTGGCAACCGCCAAATTGGCCGCAAAATGCCCGCCACCGGCAAACGGAATTGA
- a CDS encoding tautomerase family protein, with protein sequence MPQTKIYGYEAFIARERTLISDTLQACMVEALSYPPEKRFQRFIPLSVENFVHPGDRSEKYLVIEISLFEGRAIDTKKQLIRLIFQKLQAALAIDPNDIEIILYEVPRYNWGVRGVPGDELNLNYQVKV encoded by the coding sequence ATGCCACAGACCAAAATTTATGGGTATGAAGCGTTTATTGCACGGGAACGTACTTTGATCTCCGACACCTTGCAGGCTTGTATGGTGGAGGCGCTTTCCTATCCGCCTGAGAAGCGATTTCAACGATTTATACCGCTGTCTGTAGAGAATTTTGTGCATCCGGGTGATCGATCTGAGAAATACCTAGTGATTGAGATTAGTTTGTTTGAGGGGCGGGCGATCGATACCAAAAAGCAACTTATTCGGTTGATTTTCCAGAAGTTACAGGCGGCGTTGGCGATCGATCCGAATGATATTGAAATCATTCTGTATGAGGTGCCGCGATATAACTGGGGGGTGCGCGGTGTCCCAGGGGATGAATTGAATCTGAATTATCAAGTCAAGGTATAA
- the hemW gene encoding radical SAM family heme chaperone HemW, which yields MNRPRLSTPAGIIVNDAPRSAYVHIPFCRRRCFYCDFPIYVVGDRGLQNPDHPVPRSITTYLNALQTEIHRTPRQNAQPLETVFFGGGTPSVLTGEQLGRILASLDRQFGLAHDAEISMEIDPGTFDLTGLRAYQQAGINRFSFGTQAFQPELLAGCGRAHTVTDIANSMAMLTQAGIDNYSLDLISGLPNQTLAQWQDSLHQAIAYQPTHISTYDLTIEAGTVFGKRYRPGDQPLPSDDTTAAMYRLAHQVLSEAGYNHYEVSNYAKPGYQCQHNRMYWENRAFYGFGMGATSYLQGHRYPRPRQLQTYIDWVEQFDPQPPASPLAPHDLLLDTLMVGFRLAEGIALPPLQPTFGDRLIQAVWQCLQPYIRTGWLEAVDAANTAQTASAPWQTIERLRLTAPEGFLFSNVLLVKLFDQLDES from the coding sequence ATGAACCGGCCGCGTCTCTCCACCCCCGCAGGCATTATCGTCAACGATGCACCCCGATCGGCCTACGTCCACATTCCGTTCTGCCGCCGCCGCTGTTTTTACTGCGATTTTCCAATTTACGTCGTGGGCGATCGCGGCCTTCAAAATCCGGATCACCCCGTTCCCCGCAGCATCACCACATACCTCAACGCCCTCCAAACCGAAATCCACCGCACCCCCCGCCAGAACGCGCAACCGCTCGAAACCGTATTTTTTGGCGGCGGCACGCCCTCTGTCCTCACGGGTGAACAGCTAGGGCGGATTCTCGCATCCCTCGATCGGCAATTTGGGTTAGCGCATGATGCCGAAATCTCCATGGAAATCGATCCCGGCACCTTTGACCTCACCGGATTACGCGCCTATCAACAAGCTGGGATTAACCGCTTTAGCTTCGGCACCCAAGCCTTTCAACCCGAACTCCTCGCCGGCTGTGGTCGGGCCCATACCGTCACCGATATCGCCAACTCCATGGCCATGCTCACCCAAGCCGGCATCGATAATTACAGCCTGGATCTGATCTCCGGTTTACCCAACCAAACATTGGCGCAATGGCAAGACTCCCTGCATCAAGCCATCGCCTATCAACCCACCCATATCTCAACCTATGATTTGACGATCGAGGCAGGCACCGTCTTCGGTAAACGCTACCGCCCCGGCGATCAACCACTGCCCAGCGATGACACCACCGCCGCGATGTATCGCTTGGCCCATCAAGTCTTAAGCGAAGCTGGCTACAACCACTATGAAGTCTCGAACTACGCCAAACCTGGCTACCAATGCCAACACAATCGCATGTATTGGGAAAACCGCGCCTTTTACGGCTTCGGCATGGGTGCCACCAGCTATCTGCAAGGCCATCGCTACCCCCGACCACGTCAGCTCCAAACCTACATCGACTGGGTCGAACAGTTTGATCCCCAACCGCCAGCTAGTCCCTTAGCCCCCCATGACTTACTGCTGGACACCCTCATGGTGGGCTTCCGCTTAGCCGAAGGCATCGCACTTCCCCCACTCCAACCAACCTTCGGCGATCGATTAATTCAAGCCGTCTGGCAATGCCTGCAGCCTTACATTCGCACTGGTTGGCTCGAAGCCGTTGACGCAGCCAATACAGCCCAAACCGCAAGCGCCCCATGGCAAACAATCGAACGACTGCGCCTCACGGCCCCCGAAGGATTTCTGTTCTCGAATGTCCTGCTCGTCAAATTATTCGATCAGTTAGATGAATCGTAA
- a CDS encoding PIN/TRAM domain-containing protein — MLDAVIILAFVAACAGIGFHSWEAFPPGIQTQVTNVDGLRFVLSAFGGLIGVGVGIFAQTNYRRVEQQVRDMPAFVLLSRSIGLVIGLITANLLLAPLFLIPIPTEFSFIKPLLGVLGSILFSISGANLADVHGRSLLRLINPNSAQALLLAEGTLTPAMTKVLDTSCIIDGRITDLMETEFIEGQILVPNFVLQELQQVADSSNDQKRSRGRRGLDLLNKLRESYPERILMSRADYDDIPTVDAKLVRLAMDINGALLTNDYNLNKVASVQRVPVLNINDLAKAMRPTYLPGDSLDLKILKEGKEPAQGVGYLNDGTMVVVEDGRDHLGDNLEVVVTSALQTSAGRMIFARPKASAIA, encoded by the coding sequence ATGTTGGATGCCGTTATCATCCTAGCGTTTGTCGCTGCCTGTGCTGGTATTGGTTTCCATAGCTGGGAGGCTTTTCCACCAGGAATCCAAACCCAAGTCACAAATGTCGATGGCTTGCGCTTTGTGTTGTCTGCTTTTGGTGGATTAATCGGAGTGGGTGTGGGCATCTTTGCTCAGACTAATTATCGTCGGGTCGAGCAGCAAGTGCGGGATATGCCAGCGTTTGTGCTGTTGAGTCGATCGATTGGCTTGGTGATTGGATTAATTACCGCGAACTTGTTGTTGGCACCGTTGTTTTTGATTCCGATTCCGACGGAATTTTCGTTTATTAAGCCCTTGCTTGGGGTTTTGGGCAGTATTTTGTTCTCGATTTCGGGGGCGAATCTCGCGGATGTACATGGTCGATCGCTATTGCGATTGATTAACCCGAATAGTGCGCAGGCGTTGTTGCTGGCAGAGGGGACGTTGACCCCCGCCATGACAAAGGTGCTGGATACCAGTTGCATCATTGATGGTCGGATTACCGATTTGATGGAAACTGAATTTATCGAAGGACAAATTCTGGTGCCGAATTTTGTGTTGCAGGAGTTACAGCAGGTGGCGGATTCGTCGAATGATCAGAAGCGATCGCGCGGTCGGCGGGGTTTAGACCTGTTAAATAAGCTGCGTGAGTCTTATCCCGAGCGGATTTTGATGAGTCGGGCGGACTATGACGATATCCCAACGGTGGATGCCAAATTAGTGCGGTTGGCGATGGATATTAATGGTGCGTTGCTGACGAATGACTACAACCTGAACAAGGTGGCGAGTGTGCAGCGGGTGCCAGTGTTGAATATCAATGATCTAGCGAAGGCGATGCGTCCGACATATTTGCCGGGGGATAGCTTAGATCTGAAGATTTTGAAGGAAGGCAAAGAACCGGCGCAGGGCGTGGGTTATTTGAATGATGGCACGATGGTTGTGGTTGAAGATGGCCGCGATCATTTAGGCGATAATTTGGAAGTGGTGGTGACGAGTGCGTTGCAGACTTCTGCGGGACGAATGATTTTTGCCCGTCCCAAGGCGTCGGCGATCGCCTAA
- the moaB gene encoding molybdenum cofactor biosynthesis protein B has product MPLNVAVLTISDTRTAADDRSGNYLAEQLQTAGHQIAEKAIVPDDIYQIRAIVSRWIADATVQIILTTGGTGVTGRDGTPEAITPLLDKQIAGFGELFRSLSYTEIKTAAIQSRAIAGVANCTYIFCIPGSSGACRTAWEGILSDQLDANYRPCNFGSLLPRLQE; this is encoded by the coding sequence ATGCCGCTAAATGTGGCTGTATTGACCATTTCCGATACCCGCACCGCCGCTGATGATCGATCGGGTAACTACCTGGCCGAGCAATTGCAAACTGCTGGCCATCAGATCGCCGAGAAAGCCATCGTGCCCGATGACATTTACCAAATTCGGGCGATCGTTTCCCGCTGGATCGCCGATGCCACAGTCCAAATTATTTTGACCACTGGCGGCACTGGGGTCACCGGTCGCGATGGGACGCCCGAAGCGATCACCCCATTACTCGACAAACAAATCGCCGGATTTGGCGAGCTGTTTCGCAGCTTGTCCTACACCGAGATTAAAACAGCCGCAATTCAGTCCCGCGCGATCGCGGGGGTGGCAAACTGCACCTATATTTTCTGCATCCCCGGTTCCTCCGGCGCTTGTCGCACGGCATGGGAAGGGATTCTGAGCGATCAGCTTGACGCCAACTATCGCCCCTGTAACTTCGGCAGTTTACTCCCGCGCTTACAGGAATAG
- a CDS encoding Fur family transcriptional regulator, whose amino-acid sequence MTITPTSLKAELNEKGWRMTPQRETILNAFQELKQGKHLSVEDLHDRLMQAGEDISLSTIYRTVKLMARMGILRELELAEGHKHYEMNAATPHHHHHMVCVQCNRTLEFENDTVLKQSMKQVEKSGYQLIDCQLTIYAICPEAIRYGYPALPSENWMCTRAIADKTKHKKKMRGHRDDD is encoded by the coding sequence GTGACCATTACACCAACTTCCCTCAAAGCGGAACTGAACGAGAAAGGCTGGCGCATGACCCCCCAGCGCGAAACCATTCTCAACGCCTTTCAAGAACTGAAGCAAGGCAAGCACCTGAGTGTCGAAGATTTACACGATCGCCTCATGCAAGCCGGCGAAGACATTAGCCTTTCGACGATTTATCGCACGGTCAAACTGATGGCACGCATGGGGATTTTGCGTGAACTCGAACTGGCTGAAGGCCATAAGCATTACGAAATGAATGCCGCCACCCCTCATCACCATCACCATATGGTCTGCGTGCAATGCAACCGCACCCTCGAGTTTGAAAACGACACAGTGCTCAAGCAGAGCATGAAGCAGGTTGAGAAATCGGGCTATCAATTGATCGATTGTCAGCTCACGATTTATGCCATTTGCCCCGAAGCCATTCGCTATGGTTACCCCGCCCTGCCATCGGAGAATTGGATGTGTACCAGAGCGATCGCCGACAAAACCAAGCATAAAAAGAAAATGCGGGGCCACCGCGACGACGATTAA
- a CDS encoding tetratricopeptide repeat protein, which yields MAGKGAHLGWMKKGEGFVEWKQYKQAIAAFDRAIKAKGNYAEAWRAKGMTLMEMSEYDKAVKCFEKLIKLEPDKSDGWVTKATALEEKGDTDAAYQCFHQAIAQFPEDLSLFFFFGVYLNRQNQFHEAVAILNKVVEMTPDPLVLTARSQALEQTGQLEAALSDLDRIAIYGEFYMVSQSRGEILEKLERYDEALDAYTAAVQDEPTAPFLWLKKGVLLEQLERNEEALAWYELSITAVGTEGLLMKAQFLAQLQRHEEALAVFQQASELDPDNASIYYDQAVCLIQQGKTAESLTALQAAIARQPADIRTLLAADPAFKPQLNQPEFQALFD from the coding sequence ATGGCAGGCAAAGGCGCACATCTCGGCTGGATGAAAAAAGGCGAAGGCTTCGTCGAGTGGAAGCAATACAAACAAGCAATTGCCGCCTTTGATCGCGCGATCAAAGCCAAAGGCAACTACGCCGAAGCCTGGCGGGCCAAAGGCATGACCCTAATGGAAATGTCCGAGTACGACAAAGCCGTGAAATGCTTTGAAAAACTGATCAAACTTGAACCCGACAAAAGCGACGGCTGGGTCACAAAAGCCACCGCCTTAGAAGAAAAAGGCGATACCGATGCCGCTTATCAATGCTTCCATCAAGCGATCGCCCAATTCCCCGAGGATCTCTCACTCTTCTTCTTTTTCGGCGTCTACCTTAATCGCCAAAATCAGTTCCACGAAGCCGTCGCCATCCTCAACAAAGTCGTCGAAATGACGCCCGACCCCCTCGTCCTGACCGCCCGCAGCCAAGCCCTCGAACAAACCGGCCAGCTCGAAGCCGCCCTTTCTGACCTCGATCGCATCGCTATTTACGGTGAGTTTTATATGGTGTCCCAAAGCCGGGGCGAAATTCTCGAAAAACTCGAACGCTACGACGAAGCCCTCGACGCCTATACTGCCGCCGTCCAAGACGAACCCACCGCCCCATTCCTCTGGCTCAAAAAAGGCGTCCTCCTCGAACAGCTCGAACGCAACGAAGAAGCCCTCGCTTGGTATGAGCTATCGATTACCGCCGTCGGCACCGAAGGCTTACTAATGAAAGCCCAATTCCTCGCCCAACTCCAACGCCACGAGGAAGCATTAGCCGTCTTCCAACAGGCCAGCGAACTCGATCCAGATAACGCCAGCATCTACTACGACCAAGCCGTTTGCTTGATCCAGCAAGGCAAAACAGCCGAGTCCCTCACCGCCCTCCAAGCCGCGATCGCGCGCCAACCCGCAGACATCCGCACATTACTCGCAGCGGATCCAGCATTCAAACCGCAACTCAATCAGCCCGAATTCCAAGCCTTATTTGACTAA
- a CDS encoding aminotransferase class IV, whose translation MTNAVQNLGFPQPPGFWYDGAWRSGDQITLDITDPGLLYGATLFSTLRMYDGLDDPRTAWRAHRSRLSQSLKSFDWVMPDWARVELGVQQVAAGYPVVRVTLFPDGREWIMGRALPQDLIQRQQQGITAWVMDQAVGARSLPQHKTGNYLTPWFGLQNAQAQGAQETILVDAQGNWRETCTGSLWGWSDGIWYTPTLQSGILPGITRDRLIQGFRCHNKKVLECAWDQRLIGRFTIVAYSNCVVEVVPIRTILRKSETLKYQFQSDVLQELFAALVSGHSQMS comes from the coding sequence ATGACAAATGCCGTGCAAAATTTAGGGTTTCCGCAACCGCCGGGTTTTTGGTACGACGGGGCTTGGCGATCGGGCGATCAAATCACGTTGGATATTACTGATCCAGGGTTACTGTACGGGGCGACGTTGTTTTCGACGTTGCGGATGTATGACGGATTGGATGATCCGCGCACGGCTTGGCGAGCACATCGATCGCGTTTGAGCCAAAGCCTGAAGTCATTTGATTGGGTGATGCCGGACTGGGCGCGGGTGGAACTGGGGGTGCAGCAAGTGGCGGCGGGGTATCCCGTGGTGCGCGTGACCCTATTTCCGGATGGACGGGAGTGGATCATGGGCCGCGCGTTGCCCCAGGACTTGATCCAACGACAGCAGCAAGGAATTACGGCTTGGGTGATGGATCAGGCGGTGGGAGCGCGATCGTTACCGCAGCATAAGACGGGTAATTACCTCACCCCGTGGTTCGGTTTACAGAATGCCCAGGCGCAGGGGGCGCAGGAAACGATCTTGGTGGATGCCCAGGGGAATTGGCGGGAAACCTGTACGGGCAGTCTTTGGGGCTGGTCGGATGGAATTTGGTATACGCCAACGTTGCAGAGTGGAATTTTGCCAGGAATCACGCGCGATCGCCTCATTCAGGGATTCCGGTGTCACAATAAGAAAGTGCTGGAATGCGCTTGGGATCAGCGGTTGATCGGACGCTTCACGATTGTTGCTTATAGTAATTGTGTGGTGGAGGTGGTCCCGATCCGGACAATCCTGAGAAAGTCTGAAACCCTGAAATATCAGTTTCAATCTGATGTTTTGCAGGAACTTTTTGCGGCACTTGTGTCAGGGCATTCTCAGATGAGTTAA
- the ftsH3 gene encoding ATP-dependent zinc metalloprotease FtsH3, with the protein MNKRWRNAGLYALLAVVLIALGTTFFDRPPETQGTLKYSEFIQQVQDKKIDRVVLFSDRSKAVVTRGEEKLQVNLLSDPGLIDTLTKNDVDITVRPPQDDSIIVRLAGSLIFPVLLLVGLFFLLRRAQSGPGSQAMNFGKSKARVQMEPQTQVTFGDVAGIDQAKLELTEVVDFLKNADRFTAVGAKIPKGCLLVGPPGTGKTLLAKAVAGEAGVPFFSISGSEFVEMFVGVGASRVRDLFEQAKANAPCIVFIDEIDAVGRQRGAGMGGGNDEREQTLNQLLTEMDGFEGNTGIIIIAATNRPDVLDAALLRPGRFDRQVVVDRPDFGGRSEILNVHARGKTLAKDVDLDRIARRTPGFTGADLSNLLNEAAILAARRNLTEVSMDEINDAIDRVLAGPEKKDRVMSEKRKELVAYHEAGHAIVGALMPDYDPVQKISIIPRGAAGGLTWFTPSEDRMDSGLYSRAYLQNQMAVALGGRVAEELIYGDEEVTTGASNDLQQVASVAKRMVTQFGMSDRLGPVALGRSQGNMFLGRDIMSERDFSDETAAAIDDEVRNLVDQAYRRCKQTLVENRNVLDKVAAMLIEKETVDAEELQEVLSTNEVKMASIA; encoded by the coding sequence GTGAATAAACGCTGGAGAAACGCAGGGCTATATGCGCTCTTGGCAGTCGTCTTGATTGCTTTGGGAACGACATTTTTTGATCGCCCGCCGGAAACTCAAGGCACCCTGAAATATAGCGAATTTATTCAGCAGGTTCAGGATAAGAAGATTGACCGTGTCGTACTTTTCTCGGATCGCTCGAAAGCGGTCGTTACCCGTGGTGAAGAAAAGCTACAGGTCAACTTGTTGTCAGATCCCGGACTGATTGACACCCTGACGAAGAATGATGTTGATATTACCGTGCGTCCGCCCCAGGATGACAGCATCATTGTGCGTTTGGCCGGTAGCTTGATCTTCCCAGTATTACTGTTGGTGGGGCTATTCTTCTTGCTACGTCGGGCGCAGAGTGGTCCGGGTAGTCAGGCCATGAACTTCGGTAAGTCGAAGGCGCGGGTCCAGATGGAGCCGCAGACTCAGGTGACGTTCGGCGATGTGGCTGGTATTGACCAGGCGAAGCTAGAGCTGACTGAGGTCGTTGACTTCTTGAAGAATGCCGATCGCTTTACGGCTGTCGGTGCAAAGATTCCCAAGGGCTGCTTATTGGTGGGCCCTCCGGGTACTGGTAAAACCCTTTTGGCGAAGGCCGTTGCGGGTGAGGCGGGTGTACCGTTCTTCAGTATTTCGGGTTCGGAGTTCGTTGAGATGTTTGTGGGTGTGGGTGCGTCCCGTGTCCGTGACTTGTTTGAGCAAGCGAAGGCGAATGCGCCTTGTATCGTCTTTATCGACGAGATTGATGCCGTGGGCCGTCAGCGTGGTGCTGGTATGGGCGGCGGTAACGATGAGCGGGAGCAGACCCTGAACCAGCTCTTGACGGAGATGGATGGTTTTGAAGGGAACACTGGCATCATCATCATTGCGGCGACTAACCGTCCGGATGTCTTGGATGCGGCACTGTTGCGACCGGGTCGTTTTGACCGTCAGGTTGTGGTGGACCGTCCGGACTTCGGTGGTCGTTCCGAAATTCTGAATGTGCATGCGCGTGGCAAGACTTTGGCGAAGGATGTGGATCTCGATCGCATTGCACGTCGGACACCGGGCTTTACGGGTGCGGACTTGTCGAACTTGCTGAATGAAGCCGCAATTTTGGCGGCCCGACGCAATTTGACGGAAGTTTCGATGGACGAAATCAATGACGCGATCGACCGTGTGTTGGCGGGTCCTGAGAAGAAAGACCGCGTCATGAGTGAGAAGCGCAAGGAATTGGTGGCTTATCACGAAGCGGGTCACGCAATTGTCGGTGCTTTGATGCCGGATTATGACCCGGTACAGAAGATTTCCATTATTCCCCGTGGTGCTGCCGGTGGTTTGACTTGGTTTACACCGAGCGAAGACCGGATGGATTCGGGCTTGTACTCCCGGGCTTATCTCCAGAATCAGATGGCGGTGGCTTTGGGCGGCCGCGTGGCTGAGGAGCTGATCTACGGTGATGAGGAAGTGACGACGGGTGCTTCGAATGACTTGCAGCAGGTTGCAAGTGTGGCGAAGCGGATGGTAACGCAGTTCGGGATGAGCGATCGGCTGGGTCCGGTGGCGTTGGGTCGTTCCCAGGGCAATATGTTCTTGGGCCGTGACATCATGTCGGAGCGTGATTTCTCGGATGAGACGGCGGCGGCAATTGACGATGAAGTTCGGAACTTGGTTGACCAAGCGTACCGTCGTTGTAAGCAAACTTTGGTTGAGAACCGCAATGTGCTCGACAAGGTTGCTGCAATGTTGATTGAGAAGGAGACTGTGGACGCGGAAGAACTGCAAGAGGTTCTGTCTACGAATGAAGTGAAGATGGCGAGTATTGCTTAG